From one Populus alba chromosome 17, ASM523922v2, whole genome shotgun sequence genomic stretch:
- the LOC118057019 gene encoding putative ubiquitin-like-specific protease 1B has protein sequence MQMSKYLVGPFTVNKPTSPEDLKLIQYVFDSSLIESETIVHCKNYHLSRRELYSLRPKAWLDDNVISTISDAITLVKRKMEDSVNWYLPIVFAENADDPSKCISFAKRHRIKENYMSDLLCCEKAFVPVFDKDRSHFFLFVLQLKTQVVEIWDSLAASCQSDWVDRRLHNLLVSLDALFKDDIDQNYQKVWSFTDFRVERPSNVPQQPNGYDCGVYVIKFMLAPEEVTNPDFVFDSDTERLEVVLRLLASDVNSCRNDLASQAEAYYEQRFGNY, from the exons ATGCAAATGTCTAAATATTTGGTTGGTCCGTTTACAGTGAACAAACCTACCAGTCCAGAGGACTTAAAGTTAATCCAATATGTCTTTGATTCTTCACTGATTGAGAG TGAGACTATTGTTCATTGCAAGAATTATCATTTATCTCGAAGGGAACTATACTCACTGAGACCAAAGGCCTGGCTTGATGATAACGTCATTTCTACGATATCTGATGCCATAACTTTAGTTAAGAGGAAGATGGAAGATTCTGTAAATTGGTATCTGCCAATTGTTTTTGCA GAGAATGCAGATGATCCATCTAAGTGTATTTCTTTCGCGAAAAGGCATAGGATCAAGGAAAACTACATGTCAGATCTTTTATGTTGTGAAAAG GCATTTGTTCCTGTCTTTGACAAGGACAGAAGTCATTTCTTTCTATTTGTACTACAATTGAAAACGCAAGTTGTTGAGATATGGGATTCATTAGCTGCATCATGTCAGAGTGATTGGGTTGACAGGCGACTGCATAACTTG TTGGTTAGCCTGGACGCCCTTTTCAAAGATGATATAGATCAGAACTACCAAAAAGTTTGGTCCTTCACAGATTTCAGAGTGGAAAGACCATCGAATGTCCCACAGCAACCAAAtgg ATATGACTGTGGTGTGTATGTTATCAAGTTTATGCTAGCACCAGAAGAAGTGACAAATCCTGATTTTGTG TTCGATAGCGATACTGAGAGGTTGGAAGTGGTACTAAGATTGCTAGCGAGTGATGTCAACTCATGCAGGAATGATTTGGCTTCTCAGGCTGAGGCATATTATGAGCAGAGGTTTGGAAATTATTGA